In Rutidosis leptorrhynchoides isolate AG116_Rl617_1_P2 chromosome 2, CSIRO_AGI_Rlap_v1, whole genome shotgun sequence, one genomic interval encodes:
- the LOC139892463 gene encoding senescence-associated protein 13-like isoform X2 yields the protein MSTLLTAVSGSSTRNSRWSLAGTTALVTGGTLGIGQAVVEELAELGATVHTCARNETTLNQRLQEWSAKGFKVTGSVCDASSRTQRQQLLEKVSSIFNGKLNILINNVGTNNFKFVTTEWTAEDYSMGMATNLESCYHISQLSHPLLKASGNGSIVFISSVAGLVNISCGSVYAATKAAMNQLAKNFACEWAPDKIRTNSVAPWFTETPLIHFCFVQWLSEEVNLDKVVSRTPLKRIAETNEVSSLVAFLCLPAASYITGQTIAVDGGFSVNGFP from the exons ATGTCGACTTTGTTAACAGCAGTGAGCGGTTCATCAACCAGAAACTCACGATGGTCTCTTGCCGGAACGACAGCTCTAGTCACCGGTGGTACACTTGGGATAGGTCAGGCTGTGGTCGAGGAATTAGCGGAGTTAGGTGCGACGGTACACACGTGCGCACGCAACGAGACTACACTTAATCAGCGATTACAAGAATGGTCTGCAAAAGGTTTTAAGGTCACTGGATCTGTTTGTGACGCAAGTTCTCGTACTCAACGTCAACAGCTTTTAGAGAAAGTATCATCCATTTTTAATGGGAAGCTCAATATTCTA ATAAACAATGTTGGGACGAACAACTTCAAGTTTGTTACAACAGAGTGGACAGCCGAAGATTACTCGATGGGGATGGCGACTAATTTGGAGTCTTGTTACCATATATCTCAACTTTCACATCCACTTTTAAAGGCTTCGGGAAATGGTAGTATTGTCTTTATTTCCTCTGTTGCAGGTCTTGTTAACATTTCTTGTGGTTCAGTTTACGCAGCCACTAAAG CTGCGATGAATCAGCTTGCAAAGAATTTCGCATGCGAATGGGCACCAGATAAGATTCGGACTAATAGTGTAGCTCCATGGTTTACTGAAACCCCTCTT ATTCATTTTTGTTTTGTGCAGTGGCTGAGTGAGGAAGTGAActtggataaagtggtgtctagaacaCCGCTAAAACGGATTGCAGAAACAAATGAAGTGTCATCACTTGTTGCATTCCTTTGCTTACCTGCTGCTTCATACATTACAGGACAAACAATTGCTGTTGATGGAGGATTCTCGGTTAATGGTTTCCCATGA
- the LOC139892463 gene encoding senescence-associated protein 13-like isoform X1 yields the protein MSTLLTAVSGSSTRNSRWSLAGTTALVTGGTLGIGQAVVEELAELGATVHTCARNETTLNQRLQEWSAKGFKVTGSVCDASSRTQRQQLLEKVSSIFNGKLNILINNVGTNNFKFVTTEWTAEDYSMGMATNLESCYHISQLSHPLLKASGNGSIVFISSVAGLVNISCGSVYAATKAAMNQLAKNFACEWAPDKIRTNSVAPWFTETPLVVPVNMIFINEEVNLDKVVSRTPLKRIAETNEVSSLVAFLCLPAASYITGQTIAVDGGFSVNGFP from the exons ATGTCGACTTTGTTAACAGCAGTGAGCGGTTCATCAACCAGAAACTCACGATGGTCTCTTGCCGGAACGACAGCTCTAGTCACCGGTGGTACACTTGGGATAGGTCAGGCTGTGGTCGAGGAATTAGCGGAGTTAGGTGCGACGGTACACACGTGCGCACGCAACGAGACTACACTTAATCAGCGATTACAAGAATGGTCTGCAAAAGGTTTTAAGGTCACTGGATCTGTTTGTGACGCAAGTTCTCGTACTCAACGTCAACAGCTTTTAGAGAAAGTATCATCCATTTTTAATGGGAAGCTCAATATTCTA ATAAACAATGTTGGGACGAACAACTTCAAGTTTGTTACAACAGAGTGGACAGCCGAAGATTACTCGATGGGGATGGCGACTAATTTGGAGTCTTGTTACCATATATCTCAACTTTCACATCCACTTTTAAAGGCTTCGGGAAATGGTAGTATTGTCTTTATTTCCTCTGTTGCAGGTCTTGTTAACATTTCTTGTGGTTCAGTTTACGCAGCCACTAAAG CTGCGATGAATCAGCTTGCAAAGAATTTCGCATGCGAATGGGCACCAGATAAGATTCGGACTAATAGTGTAGCTCCATGGTTTACTGAAACCCCTCTTGTCGTACCTGTAAATATGATTTTCATTAA TGAGGAAGTGAActtggataaagtggtgtctagaacaCCGCTAAAACGGATTGCAGAAACAAATGAAGTGTCATCACTTGTTGCATTCCTTTGCTTACCTGCTGCTTCATACATTACAGGACAAACAATTGCTGTTGATGGAGGATTCTCGGTTAATGGTTTCCCATGA
- the LOC139892463 gene encoding senescence-associated protein 13-like isoform X3 produces the protein MSTLLTAVSGSSTRNSRWSLAGTTALVTGGTLGIGQAVVEELAELGATVHTCARNETTLNQRLQEWSAKGFKVTGSVCDASSRTQRQQLLEKVSSIFNGKLNILINNVGTNNFKFVTTEWTAEDYSMGMATNLESCYHISQLSHPLLKASGNGSIVFISSVAGLVNISCGSVYAATKAAMNQLAKNFACEWAPDKIRTNSVAPWFTETPLVVPWLSEEVNLDKVVSRTPLKRIAETNEVSSLVAFLCLPAASYITGQTIAVDGGFSVNGFP, from the exons ATGTCGACTTTGTTAACAGCAGTGAGCGGTTCATCAACCAGAAACTCACGATGGTCTCTTGCCGGAACGACAGCTCTAGTCACCGGTGGTACACTTGGGATAGGTCAGGCTGTGGTCGAGGAATTAGCGGAGTTAGGTGCGACGGTACACACGTGCGCACGCAACGAGACTACACTTAATCAGCGATTACAAGAATGGTCTGCAAAAGGTTTTAAGGTCACTGGATCTGTTTGTGACGCAAGTTCTCGTACTCAACGTCAACAGCTTTTAGAGAAAGTATCATCCATTTTTAATGGGAAGCTCAATATTCTA ATAAACAATGTTGGGACGAACAACTTCAAGTTTGTTACAACAGAGTGGACAGCCGAAGATTACTCGATGGGGATGGCGACTAATTTGGAGTCTTGTTACCATATATCTCAACTTTCACATCCACTTTTAAAGGCTTCGGGAAATGGTAGTATTGTCTTTATTTCCTCTGTTGCAGGTCTTGTTAACATTTCTTGTGGTTCAGTTTACGCAGCCACTAAAG CTGCGATGAATCAGCTTGCAAAGAATTTCGCATGCGAATGGGCACCAGATAAGATTCGGACTAATAGTGTAGCTCCATGGTTTACTGAAACCCCTCTTGTCGTACCT TGGCTGAGTGAGGAAGTGAActtggataaagtggtgtctagaacaCCGCTAAAACGGATTGCAGAAACAAATGAAGTGTCATCACTTGTTGCATTCCTTTGCTTACCTGCTGCTTCATACATTACAGGACAAACAATTGCTGTTGATGGAGGATTCTCGGTTAATGGTTTCCCATGA